From the genome of Triticum aestivum cultivar Chinese Spring chromosome 3B, IWGSC CS RefSeq v2.1, whole genome shotgun sequence, one region includes:
- the LOC123068837 gene encoding brassinosteroid LRR receptor kinase BRL2-like, whose protein sequence is MTFLIGVPVPAMPVAMDRMLLLVVFLLLSSTYTTTTVSAGTGDDAGALLRFKASVHKDPRSVLSSWQWQQQGSPGGGGSGNGTWCRWYGVTCDGEGRVEGLNLAGCGLSGRSSFAALASIDTLRHLNLSGNAQLRADAAGDIPMLPRALLTLDLSDGGLAGSLPADMQLAHYYPNLTDVRLARNNLTGALPLNLLSPPSTIQVFDVAGNNMSGDVSGASFPDTLVLLDLSANRFTGTIPPSFSRCAGLKTLNVSYNALAGAIPESIGDVAGLEVLDVSGNRLTGAIPRSLAACSSLQILRVSSNNISGSIPESLSSCRALQLLDAANNNISGSIPAAVLGNLTKLEILLLSNNFISGSLPSTISACNSLRVADLSSNKIAGALPAELCRGGAALEELRMPDNLLTGAIPPGLANCSRLRVIDFSINYLRGPIPPELGMLRALEQLVTWLNQLEGQIPAELGQCRSLRTLILNNNFIGGDIPVELFNCTGLEWISLTSNRISGTIRPEFGRLSRLAVLQLANNSLVGDIPKELGNCSSLMWLDLNSNRLTGVIPHRLGRQLGATPLSGILSGNTLAFVRNAGNACKGVGGLLEFAGIRPERLLQVPTLRSCDFTRLYSGAAVSGWTRYQTLEYLDLSYNSLVGAIPEELGDMVLLQVLDLARNNLSGEIPASLGRLHDLGVFDVSHNRLQGSIPDSFSNLSFLVQIDVSDNDLAGEIPQRGQLSTLPASQYANNPGLCGMPLVPCSDRLPRASIAASSGAAAESSSSRWPLPRAAWANAVLLAVMVTAGLACAVSIWAVAVRVRRREVREARMLSSLQDGTRTATTWKLGKAEKEALSINVATFQRQLRKITFTQLIEATNGFSAASLIGSGGFGEVFKATLKDGSTVAIKKLIPLSHQGDREFMAEMETLGKIKHRNLVPLLGYCKIGEERLLVYEYMTHGSLEDMLHLPADGAPALTWEKRKTVARGAAKGLCFLHHNCIPHIIHRDMKSSNVLLDGRMEARVADFGMARLISALDTHLSVSTLAGTPGYVPPEYYQSFRCTAKGDVYSLGVVLLELLTGRRPTDKEDFGDTNLVGWVKMKVREGAGKEVVDPELVAAAAGDEETEMMRFLEMALQCVDDFPSKRPNMLHVVAVLREIDAPSSQPPLPTAGACNGHGHDA, encoded by the coding sequence ATGACATTCCTCATCGGCGTCCCCGTGCCAGCCATGCCAGTGGCGATGGATCGcatgctcctcctcgtcgtcttcctcctcctctcgtcgACGTACACGACGACGACCGTGTCCGCGGGAACCGGCGACGACGCGGGGGCGCTCCTCCGCTTCAAGGCGTCCGTCCACAAGGACCCTAGGAGCGTGCTCTCGTCTTGGCAATGGCAGCAGCAAGGGTCGCCCGGCGGTGGTGGTAGTGGTAATGGCACGTGGTGCAGGTGGTACGGGGTGACGTGCGACGGCGAGGGGCGGGTGGAGGGGCTCAACCTCGCCGGTTGCGGCCTCTCCGGGCGCTCTTCGTTTGCAGCGCTCGCTTCCATTGACACGCTGCGCCACCTCAACCTCTCCGGCAACGCCCAGCTCCGCGCCGACGCCGCTGGGGACATTCCCATGCTCCCCCGTGCGCTGCTGACGCTCGACCTCTCCGACGGCGGCCTCGCCGGCAGCCTCCCCGCCGACATGCAGCTGGCGCACTACTACCCCAACCTCACCGACGTCCGCCTCGCGCGGAACAACCTCACCGGCGCTCTCCCTCTTAACCTACTGTCTCCGCCGAGCACGATTCAGGTGTTCGACGTCGCCGGGAACAACATGTCCGGGGACGTCTCCGGCGCGTCGTTCCCCGACACGCTGGTCCTGCTCGACCTCTCCGCCAACCGTTTCACCGGCACGATCCCGCCGTCCTTCTCCCGCTGCGCCGGCCTCAAGACGCTCAACGTATCCTACAACGCCCTCGCCGGCGCGATCCCGGAGTCGATCGGCGACGTCGCTGGCCTCGAGGTGCTCGACGTCTCGGGGAACCGCCTCACCGGCGCCATCCCACGCAGCCTGGCCGCGTGCTCGTCGCTGCAGATCCTCAGAGTCTCGAGCAACAACATCTCCGGCTCTATCCCGGAGTCCCTTTCGTCGTGCCGCGCGCTCCAGCTGCTCGACGCGGCCAACAACAACATCTCCGGCTCGATCCCGGCCGCGGTGCTCGGGAACCTCACGAAGTTGGAGATCCTGCTTCTCAGCAACAACTTCATCTCGGGATCGCTCCCGAGCACCATCTCTGCCTGCAACAGCCTCAGGGTCGCCGACCTCAGCAGCAACAAGATCGCCGGTGCGCTGCCCGCCGAGCTCTGCAGGGGCGGCGCGGCGCTGGAGGAGCTCCGGATGCCGGACAACCTCCTCACCGGCGCGATCCCTCCGGGTCTGGCCAACTGCTCGCGCCTTCGGGTGATCGACTTCAGCATCAACTACCTGCGCGGCCCGATCCCGCCGGAGCTCGGCATGCTCCGTGCCCTGGAGCAGCTCGTGACGTGGCTCAACCAGCTAGAAGGCCAGATCCCCGCGGAGCTCGGGCAATGCCGGAGCCTCCGCACGCTCATCCTCAACAACAACTTCATCGGCGGCGACATCCCCGTCGAGCTCTTTAACTGCACCGGCCTCGAGTGGATTTCGCTGACGAGCAACCGGATCAGCGGCACGATcaggccggagttcggccggctgTCCCGGCTCGCCGTGCTACAGCTGGCGAACAATAGCCTCGTGGGCGACATCCCCAAGGAGCTCGGCAACTGCAGCAGCCTGATGTGGCTGGACCTCAACAGCAACAGGCTCACCGGCGTGATCCCGCACCGCCTCGGCCGGCAGCTCGGGGCGACGCCGCTGAGCGGCATCCTGTCCGGCAACACGCTGGCGTTCGTCCGCAACGCTGGGAACGCGTGCAAGGGCGTGGGTGGGCTGCTGGAGTTCGCGGGCATCCGGCCGGAGCGGCTGCTGCAGGTGCCCACCCTCAGGAGCTGCGACTTCACGCGGCTCTACTCCGGCGCGGCGGTGAGCGGGTGGACGCGGTACCAGACGCTGGAGTACCTGGACCTCTCGTACAACAGCCTCGTAGGCGCCATCCCGGAGGAGCTGGGCGACATGGTGCTGCTCCAGGTGCTCGACCTGGCGAGGAACAACCTCAGCGGCGAGATCCCGGCGTCGCTCGGCCGCCTCCACGACCTCGGCGTGTTCGACGTGTCGCACAACCGGCTGCAGGGCAGCATCCCGGACTCCTTCTCCAACCTCTCCTTCCTCGTGCAGATCGACGTCTCCGACAACGACCTCGCAGGCGAGATCCCGCAGCGCGGGCAGCTCAGCACGCTGCCGGCGAGCCAGTACGCCAACAACCCTGGCCTCTGCGGCATGCCGCTGGTGCCGTGCAGCGACCGGCTCCCCAGGGCGAGCATCGCGGCCTCCTCCGGCGCGGCAGCTGAAAGTAGTAGCAGTAGGTGGCCTCTGCCGAGGGCGGCGTGGGCGAACGCCGTGCTCCTGGCCGTGATGGTCACCGCCGGGCTGGCGTGCGCGGTGTCGATCTGGGCGGTGGCGGTGCGCGTGCGGcggcgggaggtgcgggaggcgcGGATGCTGAGCAGCCTGCAGGACGGGACGCGGACGGCGACGACGTGGAAGCTGggcaaggcggagaaggaggcgctgAGCATCAACGTGGCCACCTTCCAGCGGCAGCTCCGGAAGATCACATTCACGCAGCTGATCGAGGCCACCAACGGCTTCTCGGCCGCCAGCCTGATCGGCTCCGGCGGGTTCGGCGAGGTATTCAAGGCGACGCTCAAGGACGGCTCCACGGTCGCCATCAAGAAGCTGATCCCGCTGAGCCACCAGGGGGACCGCGAGTTCATGGCGGAGATGGAGACGCTGGGCAAGATCAAGCACCGGAACCTGGTGCCCCTGCTCGGCTACTGCAAGATCGGCGAGGAGCGGCTCCTCGTCTACGAGTACATGACCCACGGCAGCCTGGAGGACATGCTCCACCTCCCGGCCGACGGCGCGCCGGCGCTGACGTGGGAGAAGAGGAAGACGGTGGCGCGCGGGGCGGCCAAGGGGCTGTGCTTCCTGCACCACAACTGCATCCCGCACATCATCCACCGCGACATGAAGTCCAGCAACGTGCTCCTCGACGGCAGGATGGAGGCCCGCGTCGCCGACTTCGGCATGGCCAGGCTCATCAGCGCGCTCGACACGCACCTCAGCGTCAGCACCCTCGCCGGGACCCCCGGGTACGTGCCGCCGGAGTACTACCAGAGCTTCCGGTGCACCGCCAAGGGCGACGTCTACTCCCTCGGCGTGGTGCTGCTGGAGCTGCTCACCGGGCGGCGGCCCACCGACAAGGAGGACTTCGGCGACACCAACCTCGTCGGCTGGGTGAAGATGAAGGTCAGGGAGGGCGCCGGGAAGGAGGTCGTGGACCCGGAGCTCGTCGCGGCCGCGGCCGGCGACGAGGAGACGGAGATGATGAGGTTCCTGGAGATGGCGCTGCAGTGCGTGGACGACTTCCCGTCGAAGCGGCCCAATATGCTGCATGTGGTCGCCGTGCTCAGGGAGATCGACGCGCCGTCGTCGCAGCCTCCTTTGCCAACGGCAGGCGCGTGCAATGGTCATGGCCACGACGCATAG
- the LOC123068838 gene encoding dolichol-phosphate mannose synthase subunit 3, which translates to MKHIFKIIAVLAAISAVWVALLETSTVPRSYTWLLPIYLVVALGCYGLFMVGYGLMFFPTCPREAILLQQDIVEAKEFLSKRGVDVGSD; encoded by the exons ATGAAGCACATATTCAAGATCATCGCGGTGCTGGCGGCGATCTCGGCCGTCTGGGTTGCGCTCCTTGAAACCTCGACAGTTCCTCGCAGTTATACTTGGCTG CTTCCCATCTACTTGGTAGTGGCGCTTGGATGCTACGGCCTTTTCATGGTTGGGTATGGGCTGATGTTCTTTCCCACTTGTCCTCGAGAAGCCATACTACTACAGCAG GATATTGTGGAGGCAAAGGAATTCTTATCCAAAAGGGGTGTTGATGTGGGCTCCGACTGA